One Pseudonocardia abyssalis DNA segment encodes these proteins:
- a CDS encoding PaaI family thioesterase: MTELPPRPADAVLLDPHGDRCFGCGPDNPAGVALQVYRVGDEVLADVSFAPKHAGAHGVVHGGVLASACDDLVAFLLYVLQQPAVTRSLQMDYLAPVPVGEPHRLVGGLVSQEGRRLTMVAEGRAADGAVRFSARAVFVTVDLAHFERFGAVDGADVVSRFRVARPDPATADTGPPRPSVPGTIARGA; encoded by the coding sequence ATGACGGAGCTTCCTCCGCGGCCAGCGGACGCTGTCCTGCTCGACCCGCACGGGGACCGCTGCTTCGGCTGCGGCCCGGACAACCCGGCCGGGGTCGCGCTGCAGGTCTACCGCGTCGGCGACGAGGTCCTGGCTGACGTGTCCTTCGCGCCGAAGCACGCCGGCGCCCACGGTGTCGTGCACGGCGGGGTGCTGGCGTCGGCGTGCGACGACCTGGTGGCGTTCCTGCTCTACGTGCTGCAGCAGCCGGCCGTGACCCGCAGCCTCCAGATGGACTACCTGGCACCGGTGCCGGTGGGGGAGCCGCACCGGCTGGTGGGTGGACTGGTGAGTCAGGAGGGTCGTCGGTTGACGATGGTGGCCGAGGGGCGCGCCGCCGACGGTGCGGTGCGGTTCTCCGCGCGCGCCGTGTTCGTCACGGTGGACCTCGCGCACTTCGAGCGGTTCGGCGCGGTCGACGGGGCCGACGTGGTCAGCAGGTTCCGTGTCGCACGACCCGACCCGGCGACGGCGGACACCGGACCGCCCCGCCCGTCGGTGCCCGGCACGATCGCCCGGGGTGCCTGA